In the Streptomyces sp. 3214.6 genome, CACGGCGGCCGCGCTGAGGTCCTGCGCCAGGTCCCTCGGCCAGTGCACGGCGACCCCGGTCGCCGCGAGCCGGGTGGCCGCCACGCCGAGCAGGTCGCCCAGTTCGTCCTCGGAGAGGGCCAGGACGTCCGGCGTGTCCTGTTCGGCGAGCCGGGCGAGCGGCGGCCACACGCGGGCCGCGCGCCGCACGGCGAGCGCCGCGTCCACGCGTGCGCGTGCCCCGAAGGCGGCGTCGGCCCCGCCCGCCCACAGGGTCGCCGCGTCCGTCACCAGGGTCGGGTCGGCGAGGCTGTGCACCTGGACGATCGCGGCGCCCGCGCTGCGCACCCGCTCGCCGTCGTCGGACACGTCGAACATGTCGTACGCGGACAGGTCGAGGCGGAGCGAGATCCGCACGCCCGCATCCATGCCGGCCGCGACCTCGGCGGCCCAGTCGTGTGCGCCGGGCAGCCGCTGGGGGCGGCGGTCCGCGAAGGGCTTCCCGCAGGCGTGCGGCGCGGCGGGGGTGCGGGGCAGGGTGTCCGCGACGGCGTCCAGGAAGGAGCGCATCAGGGCCTCCGGCTTCGGCAGCCGGAGCGGGCCGGGGCCGGGGAGCGGCACCGCGTGGCCCTCGGGCGGGAGCGCGGCGGCGACCGCGCGCAGGTGTGCGATGTCCTCGGGGTCCAGGGGGCCCGCGCGCCAGGCGTCGTGTCCGGCGGGCGTCAGGCCGGGCAGCAGGCGGCCGCGGGCGGTGAGCCGCAACGCGTGCAGGGCGGCGGCGCCCCAGCAGGCGGTGGCGGGATGGGCGGCGGGGTCGCGGCGGGCGCGCACGAGCAGCGGAAGCGCCTTGTCGAGCGGCAGGGACAGGGCAGGGGCCTGGGTGCGGCGGATGGAGGAACCGTGCCGCCGGACGACGGTGAGCTCCGTGAGTTCCGCGTGGTCCGCGTCCGCCGCGAGGGGCGGCGGGCCCTGTGACGGGTCCCAGAAGGCGACGCGGCCCTCGCGCGGGAGAGATGCGGGCAGGAAGACGGCGGCGAGCCGCACGGAGACGGCACCGGGCTCCACCGAAGCCGCTTCGCCGACCATGGCGCTCATACCTTGTGTCCACCTCCCGCCCGTGTGTCGGATCAGTCGTCTTCGACTCTACGGGCGGGGTCTGACAATCGGCCCCGGCGGCTGGCAGGCCACCCCATCAGGTCCGGTCCGGTCAGGGCCCATCAGGTCCGGTCCGGTCCGGTCAGGGCACCGTGCGCGAGACGACGTAGACGAAGGGATAGAGCGCGTTGCCGGTGTTCACCACCACGTCCAGCGTCGGATCGGGGTTCTCCCGCTCGCGGACGATGCCGAAGTCGTCGCCGGGACGGGAGCCGGGGCCGGTGAGCTTCCAGCCGGTGATCTCCTGGTCACGGTCGCTGATGGCGATGTCGCCCTTCTTCAGGGCGGCCCTGCTGACGCCGATGTCCGCGAGGAACTGGTCGAGACCGGCCTGCGTGGTCTGGAACTGCACGTAGAGCCGGCTGGTCTTCCAGTTGTTCGTCTCGTAGTAGGCGACCTGGTTGGAGGGGTGCGGGATCGGCACCTGGTACAGGCGGCGCTGGACCATCGACGGCCAGTCCGCGGTCAGGCCGGTCGCCGAGTACTTCGCCTCCTTGTCCTTGCCGCTGTCGCGGCTCTGGTTGGCGGAGATCACCAGGTAACCGGCCGGGACCCCGATGAGCAGCACGATGATCAACAGGGTGAGCGCCCTGCGGCGGATCACATGCCGACGGTCCTCCGGCGGGCTGGACGACTCGTCGGGGGGCGCGGCCTGGCGGGGCAGCGATGCTGTCATGCGGCGTCCCGGGTGGTGCGGGGTGACGCGGCGGTCATGCCGTGTCCTGGGTACGGGGCAGTGCGGTGGTCATGACGGTCATGCCGTGTCCTGGGTGCGGCGGGCCGCCTCCGTGAACCGCTCGAAGCGCTCATAGCGCTCCACCCTGCGGCGCTTGGCGCGCCGGAAGCGGCGGGCGACCAGTCGGGCCAGGTCGGCGGCGCCGACCATGCCGGCCTCGGGGCCGAGCTGGGCGCGGACGATCCGGGCCTCGGGGCGGTAGCCGCGGCCGGTGAGCTGGCGCTTGAACGCGTCCCGCGCGGGGGCGATCAGCAGGTCGTCGGCGGCCGAGACGCCGCCGCCGATCACGAAGCAGGACGGGTCGAGGGCGGCGGCCAGGTTGGCGATGCCGACGCCGAGCCACTGGCCGATGTCCTGGAGCAGCTCGATACACATGGCGTCGCCCTCGCGGGCCAGCTCCGTGATCATCGGGCCGGTGATGTCGCCGATGTTGCCCTTGACGTGCTCGATGATCCCGTAGGCCACCGGGGAGTCGGCAGCGGCGAGCTCGCGTGCCTCCCTGACCAGAGCGTTGCCGGAGCTGTACTGCTCCCAGCAGCCACGGTTGCCGCACGGGCAGCGATGCCCGCCGGGCACGACCTGCATATGGCCGAACTCGCCGGCGACGCCGTACTTGCCGCGTTTGACCTGGCCGTCCTCCAGGATCGCGCCGCCGATGCCGGTGCCGAGCGTGATCATGACGAGGTGGTCCTCGCCGCGGCCCGCGCCGAACCGCCACTCCGCCCAGGCGGCGGTGTTGGCGTCGTTGTCCACCAGGACGGGAACCGCCAGACGGCCGGAGAGGCGGTCCCTGAGCGGCTCGTTGCGCCAGGACAGATGGGGCGCGAACAGGACGCGGTTGCGGTCCGCGTCGACCCACCCGGCCGCGCCGACGCCGACCGCGTGCACGTCGTGGCGGTCGGACAGGTCCAGGACCAGCTCGACGATCGTGTCCTCCACGACCTTCGGGCTCTTGGACTTGTCCGGGGTCTCCGTGCGGACCTTCTCCAGGATGTTGCCGTCGGCGTCGACGACGCCCGCCATCACCTTGGTGCCGCCGATGTCGATGCCGACGGTCGGCACACGGGGTGCGGTGAGGTGCGAGCGGCGCTCCCTCGTGCCCACGGTGCGAAGTGCGGGGGCGCGGCGGGAGCCGATGGGGGCGCTGAAGTTGCCGTAGGTGCTCATCGTCGCCGATTCTGCCTCACCCGCACATCGGGTGCCGAGTGGGGCAGTGCCCGTGCGGCGCAACCGCACACCGACGCCGGCCCGCGCCCGGAGGGGATGTGTTCCCGCTCAGGCCCGGGATCGTCGAGCTCGTCTCCGCCCGTCGTCCGCCTCGTCGGCCGCCCTCGCCCTGTCCGGATATCCGGTCACATTGTCAGGACATTGCGACGCATTCGGGCTTCTCTCGCCTGCTCTCAGGGTCGTACGAGCAGTTGGAACTCGAAGGAGTAGCGGGTCGGCCGGTAGATGTGATCGCCGAACTCCACCGCGCGGCCGGTGTCGTCGAAGGTCGTGCGCTGCATGGTCAGCAGGGGGGAACCCTCGTCCTCGGCGAGCCGCTCGGCCTCGTCGGCGGTGGCGGCGCGGGCGCCGATGGACTGACGGGCGCTGTGCAGGGTGATCCCGGCGGCCCGCATCAGGCGGTACAGGCCGGTGGCCTGGAGCTGGTCGGTGTTCAGATCGAGCAGGCCGGAGGGCAGGTGGTTGCACAGGTAAGCCATCGGCTCCCCGTGCGCCAGCCGCAGCCGCTCCACCCGGTGGACGTCACTGCCCTCGGCCACCGCGAGCGCGGCCGCGACTTCCGCCGACGCCGGGACCACGGTGTTGACCAGGACCGTCGTCGCCGGACGCTGCCCGGCCGCCTCCAGGTCGTCGTAGAGGCTGCTGAGTTCCAGCGGGCGCTTGACCTGGCTGTGCACGACCTGGGTGCCCACGCCCCGGCGGCGGACCAGCAGGCCCTTGTCGACGAGCGACTGGATCGCCTGGCGGACGGTCGGCCGGGACAGGCCGAGCCGTCCGGCGAGCTCGATCTCGTTGCCCAGCAGGCTGCCGGGGGTGAGCGAGCCGTGCTCGATCGCGGCCTCCAACTGCTGGGCCAGCTGGAAGTACAACGGCACCGGAGAGCTTCGGTCCACACGGAGTTCGAGCTGCACGGTCGGGTCCACCTCTGGTTTCGGCACGGGCCGAGCGTAGCTCCGCCGCCGGTTGACGGGAAGTCGTGTAGTTCGGTTGTCCGGACATACGCATTGACAGCGTGCGGCTCGCGCCGCCACTTTGGTTTCATGCGCATCGGGGTCATCGGGACGGGCCGCATAGGCACCATTCATGCGAACACACTCAGCCGTCACCGCGAGGTCGGATCCCTGATCCTGACGGACGCGGACCATGCGCGGGCCCAGGAGCTCGCGCATCGGCTGGGAGAGACGGCCGCCCCTGGGGTGGACGAGATATTCCGCTGGGGCGTGGACGCCGTGGTGATCACGACGGCGACCTCGGCCCACGCCGAACTGATCGGTCGGGCAGCACGCTCGGGCCTTCCGGTCTTCTGCGAGAAGCCGATCGCCCTGGACCTGGCGGGCACGTTACAGGCGATCTCCGAGGTCGAGTCCGCCGGAACGATCCTTCAGATGGGCTTCCAGCGGCGCTTCGACGCGGGGTACACCGGGGCCCGGGAGGCGGTGCGGTCGGGGCGGCTCGGACGGCTGCACACCGTACGGGCGCTGACGTCCGACGAGTCGGCGCCGCCGGCCGCGTGGCTGCCGGTGTCCGGCGGGATCTACCGGGACGCGCTCATCCACGACTTCGACTGCCTGCGCTGGGTCACCGGGCACGAGGTGAGGGACGTGTACGCGGCCGGGTCCGACGCCGGGCCCGCGATGTTCCGCGAGGCGGGGGACGTCGACACGGCCGCCGTGGTGCTCACCCTCGACGACGGCACCCTCGCCACGGCGACGGCGACACGGCTCAACGGCGCGGGCTACGACGTCCGTATGGAGCTGGCCGGGGAGCTCGACCAGATCGTCGTGGGCCTGGACGACCGCACGCCTATCGCGTCCACCGAGCCCACCGGCCCGCCGGCCGCGGACAAGCCGTGGACGGGGTTCCTGGAGCGCTTCGAGCCCGCCTACGGGGCCGAGCTGGCCGCGTTCGTAGAGGTGGTGCTCGGGCGGCGGGCGAACCCGTGCGACGGCCGCGAGGCCCTGCAGGCGCTCAGGATCGCCGAGGCCTGCGAGCTGTCCAGACGGGACCGCAGACCGGTCGCCCTCGCCGAGATCCCGGGCGGGGTCGAGTCTGCGTTCAGCTGAGCAGGCGTATCGCGGGGGCCGCCGCGTCCGTCGCCATGAGGGACTCGCAGTGGGCGCATCTCAGGTGGTACGGCCGCACCACGTTGGTCTGGATGCTGTCCGTGCCCGACTTCTTGGTCTTCGGGCAGTAGTACCCGAGGTTCAGCCGCACCCAGGGATGGCTGGTGGGCGCCAGGCCCCGTCTGCTGTCCCTGGCGTCCTCGAACGGGGCCCACCAGAAGTCCACCAGGGCCCGCAGCGCGAGCCGGTCGGCGCCGGAGGTCGTGTCGTACGCGGCGATCCGGCCCGCGGTGTAGTGGCTCCTCAAGCCGCTGCGGCTGCCCGAGCACAGCGCCCGTTCGGCGCCGCGCTCGTAGACCGTGGTGCGGCCGGTCCGCTCGCAGATGAAGCAGTCCACGCTGAACTCGAGCTTGGAACTCCAGTGCAGATTGTGGAAGTCGTCGCCCTTGAGCGGGCCGGTCAGCTCGGCGGTGATCTCCGCGGTGCGCAGCACGCATACCCCCTGAGAACGTCTGGATCCCGGTGTTCTACCAGCGCACCGGCAGGCTGCGCACCCCGCGTATCAGCAGGCCCGGGAGCCAGTCGCCGGGCGGGCCGTCGAGGGCGAGGGCGGGGGCGCGGTCCAGCAACGTCCCTATCGCGGTGCGGGCTTCGAGGCGGGCCAGCGGGGCGCCCAGGCAGTAGTGGATGCCGTGGCCGAAGGCGAGGTGGCCCCGGGGCTCGCGGCGGATGTCGAAGCGGTCCGGGTCCGGGAAGCGGGCCCCGTCCCGGTCGGCCGCGGTGAGGCCGATCATCACGTGCTCCCCCTGCGCGATGGGGGTCGCGCCGATCTCCAACGGCTGCACCGCGTAGCGGAAGGTGGCGTTCTCCACCGGCCCCTCGTAGCGCAGGGCCTCCTCGACCGCGCCGTCCAGGAGGGTCATGTCGGCGCGCAGGGCGGCGAGTTGGTCCGGGTGGGTGAGCAGGGCGTGGACGGCGTTGGTGATCAGGTTGACGGTCGTCTCGTGGCCCGCGATGAGGAGGATGAACGCCATGCCGCGCAGCTCGCCGGGCGAGAGCCGGTCGCCGTCCTGCGCGGTGGTGCGGATCAGGTCGCTCAGCAGGTCGCCGCCGGGTCCGGCGGACCGCTTGTCCTCGATCAACTCGGTGAGGTACTCGGCGAGCCGGACCAGCGCGTCGTACTCGCTGTCCGCGTCGGTGGGCGCCACCACCTGCGTGGACAGCTTGCGGAACTCCGTGCGGTCCAGTTCGGGAACGCCGAGCAGCTCGCAGATGACCGTGATGGGCAGCGGGAAGGCCAGTGACTCCACGAGGTCGGCGCGGCCGTGCGGCAGCATCGCGTCGAGCAGCTCGTCGGTGATCTGCTGGACCCTCGGCCGCAGTTCCTCCACGCGGCGCATGGTGAAGGCGCGGGCGACCAGGGCGCGCAGGCGCGTGTGCCGCGGCGGGTCGGCGGTCAGCAGATACGGGCCGATGAGCTGATCGTCGAAGCCCCCCAGCCTGCTGCTGTCCTTGGACAGCCTCGGGTCGGCGAGCGCCGCCCGCGCCTCCTCGTACCCCACGACGAGCCAGGTCGTGTAGTCCTCGCCGGCGCCGGGCGGCCGCACCCGGTGCACCGGGCCACGCTCACGCAGTCGCGCGTACACCGTGTGCGGGGCCCTCAGGAACCCGTCGCCGAACTCCCCCAGGTCGATCACCTCGGCCATGCCACTCCCCCTCCGTCACTCCTCCAACGGACGGGAGCGACCCCTAGTGCCCGTCCTCCGCCGCGTCCTGAGCTCCCGCCGCGTCTTCCGCCCGCTCCTCAAGGAGCCCGGCGTCGTACGCCAACAGGGCGATCTGCACCCGGTTGTTGAGGTCGAGTTTGGCGAGGATCCGGGAGACGTGGGCCTTGACGGTGGCGACGCTCATGAACAGTCCGGCGGCGATGTCCGCGTTGGACAGTCCGCGGCCGACGGCGACGGCCACCTCGCGTTCGCGTTCGCCGAGCGCGGCGAGGCGCACGCGCGCGTGGGCGCGTCGGGTGTCGGCCGCCGTGCCCGCCGCGTGGTCCATCAACTGCCGGGTGACCGTGGGCGACAGGACCGGGTCGCCGGCCGCGACCCGGCGCACCGCGTCGAGGATCTCGGCGGGCGGGGTGTCCTTGAGGACGAACCCGGCGGCTCCCGCGCGCAGTGCCCGCAGCACCTGCTCGTCGGCGTGGAAGGTGGTGAGCACCACGACCTGCGGGGCGTCCGCCCGCCTGCGCAGCCGCTCCGTAGCGGTGAGCCCGTCCATGGCCGGCATCCGGATGTCCATCAGGACGACGTCGGGCCGGGTGCGGTCCACGAGTCCCTCGACCTCGCCGCCGTCGGCGGCCTCACCGACGATCTCGATGTCGTCGGCGCCGCCCATCATGAAGGCCAGACCGGCCCGCACCAGGGGATCGTCGTCGACGAGAAGGAGTCTGATCGCAGTCATGACCCTTACGTAATCACGGTTACGGGCCTGCCGGTCGGCGAGTTCACCGCTAGGCCGGGTCCGGCCACGGCAGCCACGCTCGTACCTCGAAGCCGCCGTCTCCCCAGGCCCCGTGTTCCAGGCGGCCTCCGGCCAGCGTCGCCCGTTCGGTGAGGCCGATGAGGCCCTGGCCGGAGCCGGGGACGGGCGGTACGGCACCCTCGGGGGCCGGGTTGCGCACGGTGACGGCCAGGCCCTCGCCGGGGCCGCCGGTGACGGTGACCGCGCTCTCCGCGCCGGGGGCGTGTTTGCGGGCGTTGGTGAGGCACTCCTGGGCGATGCGGTAGGCGGTGCGGCCGACGGAGGAGGGGACGGCCGCGGCGTCGCTGACGCGCTGGTCGAGGGTGACCTTCATGCCGGCCTCGCGGGACTCGGCGACCAGCGTGTCCAGGGCGGCCAGCGTCGGTTGAGGGCGGCCGGCGTCGTCGGGTTCGCCGGCCCGCAGCACACCGATGATCTCCCGCAGATCCTGGAGGGCGTCGTGGGCGCTCTCGCGGATGACACCGGCCGCCCGCGCGATCTCCTCGCGGGGCGCGTCGGGACGGAACTCCAGCGCGCCGGCGTGCACGCTGAGCAGGGTGAGCCGGTGGGCCAGCACATCGTGCATCTCCCGCGCGATGGCCTCGCGGGCCAGCCGCTGCGCCTGCTCGGCGCGCAGCCGGGCCTCCGTCTCGGCGCGTCGGGCACGCTCGCGCAGGCTCAGCATCAGCTGCCGCTTGGAACGTACGAACATGCCCCAGCTGACGGCCGTGACGATGATCAGCACAGTCCACGCCACCGCGGGCCCGTAGGCAAGGGTGGGGTCCGGGCGCGCCCAGGCGAGCACCGGGATCAGGGCGAGCTCGGCGCCGCCCACCCAGGCCACGTACCGCAG is a window encoding:
- a CDS encoding sugar kinase, encoding MTASLPRQAAPPDESSSPPEDRRHVIRRRALTLLIIVLLIGVPAGYLVISANQSRDSGKDKEAKYSATGLTADWPSMVQRRLYQVPIPHPSNQVAYYETNNWKTSRLYVQFQTTQAGLDQFLADIGVSRAALKKGDIAISDRDQEITGWKLTGPGSRPGDDFGIVRERENPDPTLDVVVNTGNALYPFVYVVSRTVP
- a CDS encoding ROK family glucokinase — protein: MSTYGNFSAPIGSRRAPALRTVGTRERRSHLTAPRVPTVGIDIGGTKVMAGVVDADGNILEKVRTETPDKSKSPKVVEDTIVELVLDLSDRHDVHAVGVGAAGWVDADRNRVLFAPHLSWRNEPLRDRLSGRLAVPVLVDNDANTAAWAEWRFGAGRGEDHLVMITLGTGIGGAILEDGQVKRGKYGVAGEFGHMQVVPGGHRCPCGNRGCWEQYSSGNALVREARELAAADSPVAYGIIEHVKGNIGDITGPMITELAREGDAMCIELLQDIGQWLGVGIANLAAALDPSCFVIGGGVSAADDLLIAPARDAFKRQLTGRGYRPEARIVRAQLGPEAGMVGAADLARLVARRFRRAKRRRVERYERFERFTEAARRTQDTA
- a CDS encoding GntR family transcriptional regulator, whose product is MQLELRVDRSSPVPLYFQLAQQLEAAIEHGSLTPGSLLGNEIELAGRLGLSRPTVRQAIQSLVDKGLLVRRRGVGTQVVHSQVKRPLELSSLYDDLEAAGQRPATTVLVNTVVPASAEVAAALAVAEGSDVHRVERLRLAHGEPMAYLCNHLPSGLLDLNTDQLQATGLYRLMRAAGITLHSARQSIGARAATADEAERLAEDEGSPLLTMQRTTFDDTGRAVEFGDHIYRPTRYSFEFQLLVRP
- a CDS encoding Gfo/Idh/MocA family protein, encoding MRIGVIGTGRIGTIHANTLSRHREVGSLILTDADHARAQELAHRLGETAAPGVDEIFRWGVDAVVITTATSAHAELIGRAARSGLPVFCEKPIALDLAGTLQAISEVESAGTILQMGFQRRFDAGYTGAREAVRSGRLGRLHTVRALTSDESAPPAAWLPVSGGIYRDALIHDFDCLRWVTGHEVRDVYAAGSDAGPAMFREAGDVDTAAVVLTLDDGTLATATATRLNGAGYDVRMELAGELDQIVVGLDDRTPIASTEPTGPPAADKPWTGFLERFEPAYGAELAAFVEVVLGRRANPCDGREALQALRIAEACELSRRDRRPVALAEIPGGVESAFS
- a CDS encoding cytochrome P450 family protein encodes the protein MAEVIDLGEFGDGFLRAPHTVYARLRERGPVHRVRPPGAGEDYTTWLVVGYEEARAALADPRLSKDSSRLGGFDDQLIGPYLLTADPPRHTRLRALVARAFTMRRVEELRPRVQQITDELLDAMLPHGRADLVESLAFPLPITVICELLGVPELDRTEFRKLSTQVVAPTDADSEYDALVRLAEYLTELIEDKRSAGPGGDLLSDLIRTTAQDGDRLSPGELRGMAFILLIAGHETTVNLITNAVHALLTHPDQLAALRADMTLLDGAVEEALRYEGPVENATFRYAVQPLEIGATPIAQGEHVMIGLTAADRDGARFPDPDRFDIRREPRGHLAFGHGIHYCLGAPLARLEARTAIGTLLDRAPALALDGPPGDWLPGLLIRGVRSLPVRW
- a CDS encoding response regulator, whose amino-acid sequence is MTAIRLLLVDDDPLVRAGLAFMMGGADDIEIVGEAADGGEVEGLVDRTRPDVVLMDIRMPAMDGLTATERLRRRADAPQVVVLTTFHADEQVLRALRAGAAGFVLKDTPPAEILDAVRRVAAGDPVLSPTVTRQLMDHAAGTAADTRRAHARVRLAALGEREREVAVAVGRGLSNADIAAGLFMSVATVKAHVSRILAKLDLNNRVQIALLAYDAGLLEERAEDAAGAQDAAEDGH
- a CDS encoding sensor histidine kinase, whose amino-acid sequence is MRAYDDTDAADDAARATPGFTGRRWLLPSALVSALDPDATRPGRPHRRTARDWVVDFCCFLLAVAVGLTVADSFPGERDLSPAFALTDQLLGALACAAVWLRRRWPVGLATLLVPLGFLSTTSSGACVVALFSLAVHRPLRYVAWVGGAELALIPVLAWARPDPTLAYGPAVAWTVLIIVTAVSWGMFVRSKRQLMLSLRERARRAETEARLRAEQAQRLAREAIAREMHDVLAHRLTLLSVHAGALEFRPDAPREEIARAAGVIRESAHDALQDLREIIGVLRAGEPDDAGRPQPTLAALDTLVAESREAGMKVTLDQRVSDAAAVPSSVGRTAYRIAQECLTNARKHAPGAESAVTVTGGPGEGLAVTVRNPAPEGAVPPVPGSGQGLIGLTERATLAGGRLEHGAWGDGGFEVRAWLPWPDPA